One genomic region from Actinocatenispora thailandica encodes:
- a CDS encoding transglycosylase domain-containing protein gives MPGNAARFRPRVRDVVNSPAALLVRRILRTATGRRGRRRRPVRRWVRRVRRAVAGFGALLLTASLALVGWAVGLPLPADPVQPQQSVLYYSDGHTVLARIGVVDRTAVPLSRVPLTVRRAVLAAEDRSFYTHGAVSGRGITRAVWADLTDGGAEGASTITQQYVRNAYLTLDRTVSRKMREIVLAEKLERRYGKDQILGRYLNTIYFGRGAYGIDAAARAYFGVPVERLDTAQGMVLATVIKDPTNFDPAVDPAGARARWRYVRAGLVSQHWLGAGQAARLRFPATRPPTEADLSGPSGLIAQQVEWELERHGITAQQLRTGGLRVVTTIDRAAQQRTEAALRREARSANLAVAVVSVDPQTGGVRAYHGNTKGFGYFDHAGAAAVPGAVFTPLALASAFQHGLDRDRLWDGRSPQQFPDRNGVPLYNPGNAQCPRCTIDEAVAGSYDTVLYRVARATDPVRIVHDVRAAGIAARYDGRPSLVDGPDDPQPALTRPAIALGGYPVSPADLASGYATLGNDGVAVARHVVAAARSWSGTLLYRAAPATRRAFGASAAAQTRDVAGQFPKVPAAAGPTRVLRAPEPTLYRTSVQRQGKRVRSAWAASADDAQATVVRVGAAGGRPPAADLPGRLLARIRPGSVPGGPLPAASPAAP, from the coding sequence ATGCCGGGCAACGCCGCGCGGTTCCGCCCCCGTGTCCGTGACGTGGTGAACTCCCCGGCGGCGCTCCTGGTACGGCGGATCCTGCGCACGGCCACCGGACGGCGCGGTCGGCGCCGGCGACCGGTCCGGCGGTGGGTCCGCCGGGTCCGCCGGGCGGTGGCCGGGTTCGGTGCGCTGCTGCTGACCGCGAGCCTGGCGCTGGTCGGCTGGGCGGTCGGCCTGCCGCTGCCGGCCGACCCGGTGCAGCCGCAACAGTCGGTGCTCTACTACTCGGACGGCCACACCGTCCTCGCCCGGATCGGGGTCGTCGACCGCACCGCGGTACCGCTGAGCCGGGTGCCGCTGACGGTGCGCCGGGCCGTACTGGCCGCCGAGGACCGGTCCTTCTACACGCACGGCGCGGTGTCCGGGCGGGGCATCACCCGGGCGGTGTGGGCCGACCTGACCGACGGCGGTGCGGAGGGCGCGTCGACGATCACCCAGCAGTACGTGCGCAACGCGTACCTGACGCTGGACCGGACGGTGTCCCGCAAGATGCGCGAGATCGTGCTGGCGGAGAAGCTGGAGCGCCGGTACGGCAAGGACCAGATCCTCGGCCGGTACCTGAACACGATCTACTTCGGCCGCGGCGCGTACGGGATCGACGCGGCGGCCCGGGCGTACTTCGGGGTGCCGGTGGAGCGGCTGGACACCGCGCAGGGGATGGTCCTCGCCACCGTCATCAAGGATCCGACGAACTTCGACCCGGCGGTCGATCCGGCCGGTGCCCGCGCCCGCTGGCGGTACGTGCGGGCCGGGCTGGTGTCGCAGCACTGGCTCGGCGCGGGTCAGGCGGCCCGGCTGCGGTTCCCGGCGACGAGGCCACCGACCGAGGCCGACCTGTCCGGCCCGTCCGGGCTGATCGCGCAGCAGGTCGAATGGGAGCTGGAACGGCACGGCATCACCGCCCAGCAGCTGCGTACCGGCGGGCTGCGGGTGGTGACCACGATCGACCGGGCCGCCCAGCAGCGCACCGAGGCGGCGCTGCGGCGGGAGGCGCGGTCCGCGAACCTGGCGGTCGCGGTGGTGTCGGTCGATCCGCAGACCGGCGGCGTCCGCGCCTACCACGGCAACACGAAGGGCTTCGGGTACTTCGACCACGCCGGCGCCGCGGCGGTGCCCGGCGCGGTGTTCACCCCGCTGGCGCTGGCCAGCGCGTTCCAGCACGGCCTGGACCGGGATCGGTTGTGGGACGGTCGATCCCCGCAGCAGTTCCCGGACCGCAACGGCGTCCCGCTGTACAACCCGGGCAACGCGCAGTGCCCCCGGTGCACCATCGACGAGGCGGTTGCCGGCTCGTACGACACGGTGCTCTACCGGGTGGCGCGGGCGACCGACCCGGTCCGGATCGTGCACGACGTGCGCGCCGCCGGCATCGCCGCGCGCTACGACGGGCGGCCGAGTCTCGTCGACGGTCCGGACGATCCGCAGCCGGCGCTGACCCGGCCGGCCATCGCGCTCGGCGGCTACCCGGTCAGCCCGGCCGACCTGGCCAGCGGGTACGCCACTCTCGGCAACGACGGTGTGGCGGTCGCCCGGCACGTCGTCGCCGCGGCCCGGTCCTGGTCCGGCACCCTGCTGTACCGGGCGGCACCGGCCACCCGGCGGGCGTTCGGCGCGTCGGCCGCGGCGCAGACCCGGGACGTCGCCGGGCAGTTCCCGAAGGTGCCTGCCGCGGCCGGCCCGACCCGGGTGCTGCGGGCGCCGGAACCGACCCTGTACCGCACCAGCGTCCAGCGCCAGGGCAAGCGCGTTCGCTCGGCCTGGGCGGCGAGCGCGGACGACGCGCAGGCGACCGTGGTACGGGTCGGCGCCGCCGGCGGTCGACCGCCGGCGGCGGACCTGCCGGGTCGGCTCCTCGCACGCATCCGACCCGGGTCGGTGCCCGGCGGCCCGCTGCCCGCCGCCTCGCCGGCCGCGCCGTGA
- a CDS encoding methylated-DNA--[protein]-cysteine S-methyltransferase, producing the protein MRWLRVPSPIGDLVAVADDDALRQLRFGGPSPAGEPSPADPVLAATARQLDEYFAGRRTGFDLPLHLVGSEFERAVWAELTRIPYGETCSYGDVARAVADDVGASRAVGTANNHNPIPVIVPCHRVVGANRKLVGYGGGLPRKVFLLELEARVQLTAGGLFAG; encoded by the coding sequence ATGCGTTGGTTGAGGGTGCCGTCCCCGATCGGCGACCTGGTCGCGGTCGCCGACGACGACGCGCTGCGGCAGCTCCGGTTCGGCGGCCCGTCCCCGGCCGGCGAGCCGTCCCCGGCCGATCCGGTGCTGGCCGCCACCGCCCGCCAGCTCGACGAGTACTTCGCCGGCCGGCGCACCGGGTTCGACCTGCCGTTGCACCTGGTCGGCAGCGAGTTCGAGCGGGCCGTGTGGGCCGAGCTGACCCGCATCCCCTACGGCGAGACGTGCAGCTACGGCGACGTGGCGCGGGCGGTCGCGGACGACGTGGGCGCCTCTCGTGCGGTGGGCACCGCGAACAATCACAACCCGATCCCGGTGATCGTGCCGTGCCACCGGGTCGTCGGCGCCAACCGCAAGCTGGTCGGCTACGGCGGTGGCCTGCCACGCAAGGTGTTCCTGCTGGAGCTGGAGGCGCGCGTTCAGCTCACCGCGGGCGGCCTGTTCGCCGGCTGA
- a CDS encoding inositol-3-phosphate synthase: MGSVRVAIVGVGNCAASLVQGVHYYRDADPSDRVPGLMHVTFGDYHVGDVEFVAAFDVDAKKVGRDLSEAIVASENNTIKICDVPPAGVTVQRGHTFDGLGEYYRETIQESDDQPVDVVAALREANVDVLVSYLPVGSEEADKFYAQCAIDAGVAFVNALPVFIASDPVWAKKFTDAGVPIVGDDIKSQVGATITHRVLAKLFEDRGVRLDRTYQLNFGGNMDFMNMLERKRLKSKKISKTQSVTSQIPHEMRTADVHIGPSDYVPFLEDRKYALVRLEGSAFGDVPLQLEYKLEVWDSPNSAGIIIDALRAAKIAKDRGIGGPILSASSYFMKSPPEQYDDSTARDAVDKFIAGELDR, encoded by the coding sequence ATGGGTTCTGTCCGCGTTGCCATCGTCGGAGTGGGCAATTGCGCCGCGTCCCTGGTCCAGGGGGTGCACTACTACCGTGACGCCGACCCGTCGGATCGCGTGCCGGGACTCATGCACGTCACGTTCGGCGACTACCACGTCGGCGACGTGGAGTTCGTCGCGGCCTTCGACGTGGACGCCAAGAAGGTCGGCCGCGACCTGTCCGAGGCGATCGTGGCCAGCGAGAACAACACGATCAAGATCTGCGACGTACCGCCGGCCGGCGTCACCGTCCAGCGGGGCCACACCTTCGACGGGCTCGGCGAGTACTACCGGGAGACGATCCAGGAGTCCGACGACCAGCCGGTCGACGTGGTGGCCGCGCTGCGCGAGGCGAACGTCGACGTGCTCGTGTCGTACCTGCCGGTCGGGTCCGAGGAGGCCGACAAGTTCTACGCGCAGTGCGCGATCGACGCGGGAGTCGCGTTCGTCAACGCGCTGCCGGTGTTCATCGCCTCGGATCCGGTGTGGGCCAAGAAGTTCACCGACGCCGGGGTGCCGATCGTCGGTGACGACATCAAGTCCCAGGTCGGCGCGACCATCACGCACCGGGTGCTGGCGAAGCTGTTCGAGGACCGCGGGGTGCGGCTGGACCGGACGTACCAGCTGAACTTCGGCGGGAACATGGACTTCATGAACATGCTGGAGCGCAAGCGGCTGAAGTCCAAGAAGATCTCGAAGACGCAGTCGGTGACGTCCCAGATCCCGCACGAGATGCGGACCGCCGACGTGCACATCGGCCCGTCGGACTACGTGCCGTTCCTGGAGGACCGGAAGTACGCGCTGGTCCGGCTGGAGGGCTCGGCGTTCGGTGACGTGCCGCTGCAGCTGGAGTACAAGCTGGAGGTGTGGGACTCGCCGAACTCGGCCGGCATCATCATCGACGCGCTGCGCGCGGCGAAGATCGCCAAGGACCGCGGCATCGGTGGCCCGATCCTGTCCGCCTCGTCCTACTTCATGAAGTCGCCGCCGGAGCAGTACGACGACTCGACGGCGCGGGACGCGGTGGACAAGTTCATCGCCGGCGAACTCGACCGCTGA
- a CDS encoding PadR family transcriptional regulator yields MLDLAVLGLLHESPMHGYELRKRLTTMLGPFRAAISYGTLYPTLRRMQQAGWITEDSDPVRPAAPSSDAEPRTLRRKTGFGKRSRISYKLTAEGKERFGDLLAQVGPEAYDDAAFGVHFAFFGRTDAATRLRILEGRRRRVEERREGLRDALNRAAERLDAYSLELQRHGLEAADREVRWLEELIVHERTGQPPTVTTPHPSPGAADPNTTGPDRPAGERRPG; encoded by the coding sequence GTGCTGGATCTCGCGGTGCTCGGCCTGCTGCACGAGTCGCCCATGCACGGGTACGAGCTGCGCAAGCGACTGACCACGATGCTCGGACCGTTCCGGGCCGCGATCAGTTACGGCACGCTCTACCCCACGCTGCGCCGGATGCAGCAGGCCGGCTGGATCACCGAGGACTCGGATCCGGTCCGGCCCGCGGCACCGTCCAGCGACGCCGAACCGCGCACCCTGCGGCGCAAGACCGGCTTCGGCAAGCGCAGCCGGATCAGCTACAAGCTGACCGCGGAGGGCAAGGAACGGTTCGGCGACCTGCTCGCCCAGGTCGGCCCGGAGGCGTACGACGACGCCGCGTTCGGCGTGCACTTCGCGTTCTTCGGCCGTACCGACGCGGCGACCCGGCTGCGGATCCTGGAAGGCCGCCGCCGCCGGGTCGAGGAGCGCCGGGAAGGCCTCCGGGACGCGCTCAACCGCGCCGCGGAACGACTCGACGCGTACAGCCTGGAGCTGCAGCGGCACGGCCTGGAAGCGGCCGACCGCGAGGTCCGCTGGCTGGAGGAGCTGATCGTGCACGAACGCACCGGTCAGCCGCCGACCGTCACCACCCCGCACCCGAGTCCGGGCGCGGCCGACCCGAACACCACTGGGCCCGACCGGCCCGCCGGCGAACGCCGGCCCGGTTAG
- a CDS encoding DUF5318 family protein, producing the protein MRTQRQVVDYSLQKRATLRALFSGRIGTYEACDASPYLLNAARFHGERTEAQCPVCRREPLWHVHYIYGDELKQSAGQARRKAELTTLAQTYREFNVYVVEVCRGCGWNHLAEQFLLGRGVGDPGTRHEAAE; encoded by the coding sequence ATGCGCACGCAGCGGCAGGTCGTCGACTACTCGCTCCAGAAGCGAGCGACGCTGCGCGCGCTGTTCTCCGGGCGGATCGGGACCTACGAAGCCTGCGACGCCTCTCCGTACCTGCTCAACGCGGCACGGTTCCACGGCGAGCGCACCGAGGCGCAGTGCCCGGTCTGTCGGCGTGAACCGCTCTGGCACGTGCACTACATCTACGGCGACGAGCTGAAGCAGTCCGCTGGCCAGGCTCGGCGCAAGGCCGAGCTGACGACACTGGCCCAGACCTACCGCGAGTTCAACGTGTATGTGGTGGAGGTCTGCCGCGGCTGCGGCTGGAACCACCTGGCCGAGCAGTTCCTGCTCGGTCGCGGGGTCGGTGACCCCGGCACACGCCACGAGGCGGCCGAGTGA
- a CDS encoding transglycosylase domain-containing protein: MGRASVRPAGPDGPSDFFGDDGSPLSRAEERRRSRETPRAAKKRRRRRRIIAGVAVLLLLTGIGTIGGAFYFTNVTLPGQLPTPQASTFYYDDGKTPMARLGASDSNRHVVDIDKVPERVQYAVVAAEDKTFFTNSGVDFKGTVRALWNNVTGGDTQGASTITQQYAKLSEDANTAADRTYTQKLKEAVVAIKLDQKYSKKQILGFYLNAVYFGRGAYGIQAAAQVYYHKDISKLTTEEAAVLASVIKDPSQDDPAVDKKLAQARWEYTLRQMTKLGKYHKTVSLANYPMPDKPKANTGASFGLDKPTGFVVTQVINELARNRTLSDASTYHKAREETKQKLETGGYKIVTTINKKAEDDAISSAHEVMNGDQEDKDAQKKNHHRLATSLVSVQPGTGKVIAYYGGDDGTGFDMAANPHQPGSSFKVYALALAINNGISVKSLWNGDESEKFDDRGGDGKVHNSDGEHCNDGGMDAQGHELCTLWKATAMSLNTVFYALTQKEGKDKVLQLAHDAGINSITSDGSNGKPAKTFDLNTTSAQDVVAQGGLGNEIGFGQYPVTALDHANGYATLANKGVYTTEHFVTKLTDSHGATVDLPKVKHRRVISASAAADLDWVLQKVATNEKQKIDPPRQQANKTGTWEWPNKDNVNANSHAWMCGYVPQLATVVWIGRKKGDGPIYNMWGAPMYGSEYPSFIWKAFMTKVLPDLNMPAENFPTPVFGGSETAGQVASSSPSPSPTPKNHNPHPTGHPTGTATPPGWPPGTGTPTGGASSPTCNKWDPTCQTGGPGNGNNPAGNNVAPAG; the protein is encoded by the coding sequence ATGGGCCGTGCCTCGGTCCGGCCCGCCGGACCGGACGGGCCGTCGGACTTCTTCGGTGACGACGGCAGCCCGCTGAGCCGCGCCGAGGAGCGCCGCCGTTCGCGCGAGACGCCGCGGGCGGCGAAGAAGCGGCGCCGCCGACGCCGCATCATCGCCGGTGTCGCGGTGCTGCTGCTGCTCACCGGCATCGGCACCATCGGCGGCGCGTTCTACTTCACCAACGTCACGCTGCCCGGCCAGCTTCCCACCCCGCAGGCGTCGACGTTCTACTACGACGACGGCAAGACGCCGATGGCGCGGCTCGGCGCGAGCGACTCCAACCGGCACGTCGTCGACATCGACAAGGTGCCGGAGCGGGTGCAGTACGCGGTGGTGGCGGCGGAGGACAAGACGTTCTTCACCAACTCCGGCGTCGACTTCAAGGGCACCGTCCGGGCGTTGTGGAACAACGTGACCGGCGGCGACACCCAGGGCGCGTCGACGATCACCCAGCAGTACGCGAAGCTGTCCGAGGACGCGAACACCGCAGCGGACCGCACGTACACCCAGAAGCTCAAAGAAGCGGTCGTGGCGATAAAGCTCGACCAGAAGTACTCCAAGAAGCAGATCCTCGGCTTCTACCTCAATGCGGTCTACTTCGGCCGCGGTGCGTACGGGATCCAGGCGGCGGCGCAGGTCTACTACCACAAGGACATCAGCAAGTTGACCACCGAGGAGGCGGCCGTGCTGGCCTCGGTGATCAAGGACCCGTCGCAGGACGACCCGGCGGTCGACAAGAAGCTCGCCCAGGCTCGCTGGGAGTACACGCTCCGGCAGATGACCAAGCTGGGCAAGTACCACAAGACCGTCTCGCTGGCGAACTATCCGATGCCGGACAAGCCGAAGGCCAACACCGGGGCGAGCTTCGGGCTGGACAAGCCGACCGGCTTCGTGGTCACCCAGGTGATCAACGAACTCGCCCGCAACCGCACACTCTCCGACGCCTCCACCTACCACAAGGCGCGGGAGGAGACGAAGCAGAAGCTGGAGACCGGCGGGTACAAGATCGTCACCACGATCAACAAGAAGGCCGAGGACGACGCGATCTCCTCCGCCCACGAGGTGATGAACGGCGACCAGGAAGACAAGGACGCCCAGAAGAAGAACCACCACCGCCTCGCCACCTCGCTGGTCTCGGTCCAGCCCGGCACCGGCAAGGTGATCGCCTATTACGGCGGCGACGACGGCACCGGGTTCGACATGGCGGCCAACCCACACCAGCCCGGCTCCTCGTTCAAGGTGTACGCGCTGGCCCTGGCGATCAACAACGGCATCTCGGTCAAGTCGCTGTGGAACGGTGACGAGTCGGAGAAGTTCGACGACCGCGGTGGCGACGGCAAGGTGCACAACTCCGACGGCGAGCACTGCAACGACGGCGGGATGGACGCCCAGGGCCACGAGCTGTGCACCCTGTGGAAGGCGACGGCGATGTCGCTGAACACGGTGTTCTATGCCTTGACCCAGAAGGAAGGCAAGGACAAGGTGCTCCAGCTGGCGCACGACGCCGGCATCAACTCCATCACCTCGGACGGCTCCAACGGTAAGCCGGCGAAGACGTTCGACCTCAACACCACCAGCGCGCAGGACGTCGTCGCGCAGGGCGGCCTGGGCAACGAGATCGGCTTCGGCCAGTACCCGGTGACCGCGCTGGACCACGCGAACGGCTACGCCACCCTGGCGAACAAGGGCGTCTACACCACCGAGCACTTCGTCACGAAGCTGACCGACTCGCACGGCGCCACGGTGGACCTGCCCAAGGTCAAGCACCGCCGGGTGATCAGCGCCTCGGCCGCTGCCGACCTCGACTGGGTGCTGCAGAAGGTCGCCACCAACGAGAAGCAGAAGATCGACCCGCCCCGGCAGCAGGCCAACAAGACCGGCACCTGGGAGTGGCCGAACAAGGACAACGTCAACGCCAACTCGCACGCCTGGATGTGCGGGTACGTGCCGCAGCTCGCCACCGTGGTCTGGATCGGGCGAAAGAAGGGTGACGGCCCGATCTACAACATGTGGGGCGCCCCGATGTACGGCTCGGAGTACCCGTCGTTCATCTGGAAGGCGTTCATGACCAAGGTGTTGCCGGACCTGAACATGCCGGCGGAGAACTTCCCGACACCGGTGTTCGGCGGCAGCGAGACCGCCGGTCAGGTGGCGTCCTCGTCGCCGTCACCGTCGCCGACGCCCAAGAACCACAATCCGCATCCGACCGGGCACCCGACGGGTACCGCCACGCCGCCAGGCTGGCCGCCGGGTACCGGCACACCGACCGGTGGCGCGTCCTCACCGACCTGCAACAAGTGGGATCCGACCTGCCAGACCGGCGGACCGGGCAACGGGAACAACCCGGCCGGGAACAACGTCGCCCCCGCCGGGTAG
- a CDS encoding glycosyltransferase family 87 protein: MTGETRNVPSRIGGPRLRLPDEPAREDWFAGGLSEAIGGPLGDHAVRPPVRRYLTPVRIVLALACLLFALHWVQKSPCRDGAWGNLKQYKDHCYTDVLALYYAEGLGDGKVPYVDHAVEYPVLTGVFMGALGLPVHALAQHVEINQGKWFYDLNAIILSLLGVGTVAMVLALRRRRPFDALLLAVAPAMLVTATVNWDLLAIAPTVGALLAWSRRRPALAGLLFGLGVAAKFYPLLILGPLLVLALRSGKLRQAGTTVLTAAATWVVINAPVAMLYTDSWLQFFRLNSSRGVDWGTVWYVGAHFPTGGNNAGLPGFGYLSTHITTLNLLYGVLFALCCLAIGALALLAPRRPRLAQLAFLVVACFLITGKVWSQQYVLWLIPLAVLARPRWGAFLAWQLAEIGYFLAFYAELMAASGTTVVPEWVFVFFSLCRLVTLVVLVGYVVRDILVPARDVIRADGSDDPDGGEFDHAPDVPWLPGAVRPTAPAPAPS; this comes from the coding sequence ATGACTGGCGAGACCCGAAACGTCCCGTCGAGGATCGGCGGGCCGCGCCTGCGGCTGCCCGACGAACCGGCCCGGGAGGACTGGTTCGCCGGCGGGTTGTCCGAGGCGATCGGCGGACCGCTCGGCGACCATGCCGTGCGGCCGCCGGTCCGTCGTTACCTCACGCCGGTACGGATCGTGCTGGCGCTGGCGTGCCTGCTGTTCGCGCTGCACTGGGTGCAGAAGTCGCCGTGCCGGGACGGCGCGTGGGGCAATCTGAAGCAGTACAAGGACCACTGCTACACCGATGTCCTCGCGCTCTACTACGCGGAAGGGCTCGGCGACGGCAAGGTGCCCTACGTCGACCACGCGGTCGAGTACCCGGTGCTGACCGGCGTCTTCATGGGCGCGCTCGGGCTGCCGGTGCACGCCCTCGCCCAGCACGTCGAGATCAACCAGGGCAAGTGGTTCTACGACCTGAACGCGATCATCCTGTCGCTGCTCGGCGTCGGTACGGTCGCGATGGTGCTGGCGTTGAGACGCCGACGACCGTTCGACGCGCTGCTGCTCGCGGTCGCCCCGGCGATGCTCGTCACCGCCACCGTCAACTGGGACCTGCTCGCCATCGCGCCCACCGTCGGCGCGCTGCTGGCCTGGTCCAGACGACGACCGGCGCTCGCCGGGCTGCTGTTCGGGCTCGGCGTGGCAGCGAAGTTCTACCCGCTGCTCATCCTCGGCCCGCTGCTGGTGCTGGCGCTGCGCAGCGGGAAGCTGCGGCAGGCCGGCACCACGGTGCTGACCGCCGCCGCCACCTGGGTCGTGATCAACGCGCCGGTCGCGATGCTCTACACCGACTCGTGGCTCCAGTTCTTCCGGCTCAACTCCAGCCGGGGCGTCGACTGGGGCACCGTCTGGTATGTCGGGGCGCACTTCCCGACCGGCGGGAACAACGCCGGCCTGCCCGGCTTCGGCTACCTGAGCACCCACATCACCACCCTCAACCTGCTGTACGGGGTGCTGTTCGCGCTCTGCTGCCTCGCCATCGGCGCGCTCGCCCTGCTCGCTCCGCGCCGGCCCCGGCTGGCGCAGCTGGCGTTCCTGGTCGTGGCCTGCTTCCTGATCACCGGCAAGGTCTGGTCCCAGCAGTACGTGCTGTGGCTGATCCCGCTGGCGGTGCTGGCCAGACCGCGCTGGGGTGCCTTCCTCGCCTGGCAGCTCGCCGAGATCGGCTACTTCCTCGCGTTCTACGCCGAGCTGATGGCCGCCTCCGGCACCACCGTGGTACCGGAGTGGGTGTTCGTGTTCTTCTCGCTGTGCCGGCTGGTCACGCTCGTCGTGCTGGTCGGGTACGTGGTGCGCGACATCCTGGTGCCGGCCCGCGACGTGATCCGGGCCGACGGCAGCGACGACCCGGACGGCGGCGAGTTCGACCACGCCCCGGACGTACCGTGGCTGCCCGGCGCCGTGCGGCCGACCGCGCCGGCCCCCGCCCCTTCTTGA
- a CDS encoding aminoglycoside phosphotransferase family protein, protein MLEHELPAGMADFIGTEFGPRGRRWLDDLPALVDTTCRRFGVRITGPVLPGGTHSYVVPVRGDGRELVLKVPVLDEENFAECAALRCYAGDGAVRLYDVDLDSGALLLERADPGTPLLTEYERGALSLDEVVDVAAGLLRRLRRVPAGDLSHPAPQSDGPAAATVAEPFPLVRDLALRWARELPEAYRRFTDAPPPSPAGAAPSAGGARPTAPRGAGGPLPKPLFDEASELCVGFAEPDGAEVLVNRDAHTGNVLSGRGGTAWLLIDPKPVVGDAAFDAGHLVWDLLRYEPVPARAARLVDRVAAGLAVDRARVRGWALIRAVQNLTWAVPAGEAAPYLAGAAALAAS, encoded by the coding sequence GTGCTGGAACACGAGCTGCCGGCCGGGATGGCCGACTTCATCGGAACCGAGTTCGGCCCGCGCGGGCGGCGCTGGCTCGACGACCTGCCGGCACTGGTCGACACGACCTGCCGGCGCTTCGGGGTGCGGATCACCGGCCCGGTGCTGCCCGGCGGCACCCACTCGTACGTGGTGCCGGTGCGCGGCGACGGGCGCGAGCTGGTGCTGAAGGTACCGGTGCTGGACGAGGAGAACTTCGCCGAATGCGCGGCGCTGCGCTGCTACGCCGGCGACGGCGCGGTGCGGCTGTACGACGTCGACCTCGACTCCGGTGCGCTGCTGCTGGAGCGCGCCGACCCGGGCACCCCGCTGCTCACCGAGTACGAGCGGGGTGCGCTGTCGCTGGACGAGGTCGTCGACGTCGCGGCGGGCCTGCTGCGGCGACTCCGCCGGGTACCGGCCGGCGACCTGAGCCATCCGGCGCCGCAGTCGGACGGCCCCGCAGCGGCCACCGTGGCCGAGCCGTTCCCGCTGGTCCGGGACCTGGCACTGCGGTGGGCGCGGGAGCTGCCCGAGGCGTACCGCCGGTTCACCGACGCGCCGCCGCCGAGCCCGGCCGGGGCGGCGCCGAGCGCCGGTGGTGCACGGCCCACCGCACCGCGGGGCGCCGGCGGGCCGCTGCCGAAACCGCTGTTCGACGAGGCGAGCGAGCTGTGTGTCGGGTTCGCCGAACCGGACGGCGCCGAGGTACTGGTCAACCGGGACGCGCACACCGGCAACGTGCTGTCCGGCCGGGGCGGTACGGCCTGGCTGCTGATCGACCCGAAGCCGGTCGTCGGCGATGCCGCGTTCGACGCCGGTCACCTGGTCTGGGACCTGCTCCGGTACGAGCCGGTCCCGGCCCGCGCGGCCCGACTCGTCGATCGCGTCGCCGCCGGCCTCGCCGTCGACCGGGCCAGGGTGCGCGGCTGGGCGCTGATTCGGGCGGTGCAGAACCTGACCTGGGCGGTACCCGCCGGCGAGGCGGCGCCCTACCTGGCCGGTGCCGCCGCGCTCGCCGCGAGCTGA
- a CDS encoding deoxyribonuclease IV has translation MRIGAHVDSDDPLTGARERGADAVQFFLADPQGWKAPTEHPHAAELRAAAESGEFELYVHAPYVLNLASTNNRIRIPSRKLVAQHAEAAAAIGAKGLIVHGGHVTTSDDIQVGFDNWRKAFEGAAKTGGYPLPILIENTAGGDHACARRFDNLARLWDAIGEFGPGLCLDTCHAFCGGEQLAGVVDRLRAITGRVDLVHANGSRDGFDSGRDRHANLADSPDLAAEAVAEVIRSADCTAVVETPNADGGQATDIAYLRERLAR, from the coding sequence ATGCGTATCGGGGCACATGTGGACAGCGACGACCCACTCACCGGCGCACGCGAACGCGGCGCCGACGCGGTGCAGTTCTTTCTCGCCGATCCGCAGGGATGGAAGGCACCGACCGAGCACCCGCACGCCGCCGAGCTGCGGGCGGCGGCCGAATCCGGCGAGTTCGAGCTGTACGTGCACGCACCGTACGTGCTGAACCTCGCCTCCACGAACAACCGGATCCGGATCCCGAGCCGGAAGCTGGTCGCCCAGCACGCCGAGGCGGCCGCCGCCATCGGCGCCAAGGGCCTGATCGTGCACGGCGGGCACGTCACCACCTCGGACGACATCCAGGTCGGATTCGACAACTGGCGCAAGGCGTTCGAGGGCGCCGCGAAGACCGGCGGCTACCCGCTGCCGATCCTGATCGAGAACACCGCCGGCGGCGACCACGCCTGCGCCCGCCGGTTCGACAACCTGGCCCGGCTGTGGGACGCGATCGGCGAGTTCGGGCCCGGCCTGTGCCTGGACACCTGCCACGCGTTCTGCGGCGGCGAACAGCTGGCCGGGGTGGTCGACCGGCTGCGGGCCATCACCGGCCGGGTCGATCTGGTGCACGCCAACGGCTCCCGGGACGGCTTCGACTCCGGCCGGGACCGGCACGCGAACCTCGCCGACAGCCCCGACCTCGCCGCCGAGGCGGTCGCCGAGGTGATCCGGTCTGCCGACTGCACCGCCGTGGTGGAGACGCCGAACGCCGACGGCGGCCAGGCCACCGACATCGCGTACCTCAGAGAGCGGCTGGCCCGTTGA
- the rpsF gene encoding 30S ribosomal protein S6, producing the protein MRHYEVMVILDSDLEERTVAPSLDQYLNVIRNSGGSVEKTDVWGRRRLAYEINKKTEGIYAVIDLSAEPAAVAELDRQLRLNESVLRTKVLRPEIH; encoded by the coding sequence TTGCGTCACTACGAAGTCATGGTGATCCTCGATTCCGATCTCGAGGAGCGCACCGTCGCACCGTCGCTCGACCAGTACCTGAACGTGATCCGCAATTCGGGCGGATCGGTCGAGAAGACCGACGTGTGGGGCCGGCGTCGCCTCGCGTACGAGATCAACAAGAAGACCGAGGGCATCTACGCCGTCATCGACCTGTCGGCCGAACCTGCCGCAGTGGCCGAGCTGGACCGTCAGCTGCGACTCAACGAGTCGGTGCTGCGGACCAAGGTCCTCCGGCCCGAAATTCACTGA